The genomic region GACAATTATATCTGTAAATATCAAATGCTAACTGGCTATTAAAAGCCACGATGAAAACCAAAAAGCCATTTAATTACTTTTCCGATACAAAAACCTATACCTAAAAATATAATTAAATTATTCAGGTATGTGGAGGTTATGGGGATGGAATTAGGTATACCCCGAAGTGGGATTGTTACAATAGGAAAAGCAAACAAAAATAAAAAACTCTTACGGTTAAAAGCTGCTGATACTCCTAATGCAAGAAAAATAAAAAGCCAAAATGTGTTTATTAAGTTAGCTAGAGCTAGAAAAGGTTGTAATACATTAGTTATAGAAGTCATAATTTAATCTTTAAGATTTTAAGATATATATTTTTTCAATGTTTACTTAGTTGTAGTATTTTATAAGTATTAACCAAAAATAATAATAGTGTATATACGTAAACAATGAATTTACTATGCAAATTAAGGATAAAATTAATAGTGAATAAGCAGCAAAATTACGGTTGTTTTAGTGAAACGAGACTCCATTTATTACCAAATTTTTAAACGCTTTCCTGCGTTAATTTTTGAACTCGTTGATGACCGTCCCCAGCAGGCGCAGAATTATCGATTTGAGTCAGTTGAGGTGAAAGAAACCTCTTTTCGCATTGATGGTGTCTTTTTACCTCCAGAGGGTGCAACACCCAGGATTATCTTTTTTGCAGAAGTTCAATTTCAGAAAGATGAAGGTTTGTATCATCGGTTTTTTACCGAATCAATAATGTATTTGAACCGGAATCGGTCTTTCTACGATGACTGGTACTGTGTGGTAATTTTCCCGGATCGCAGTTTGGAACCAAGTGATACAAGAACTCATCGAATGTTTTTAAACAGCGACCAAGTGCAGCGCATTTATTTGGATGAGTTAGGTACTCCAGATACTCTGCCAATTGGCATCAATTTAATGCAGTTAACAATTGCATCTTCTGAATCGATGGCTTCGCAAGCCAAGCAATTAATTGAGCGAGTACAATTAGAGTCAACTGGCACACTGCCAAAAAACGAGATAATAGATATTATTACGACAATTGCCGTTTACAAGTTTTCTTCGTTAAGTAGAGAGGAAGTGGAAGCGATGCTGGGACTAACTTTAGAGGAAA from Tolypothrix sp. PCC 7712 harbors:
- a CDS encoding Rpn family recombination-promoting nuclease/putative transposase; the encoded protein is MKRDSIYYQIFKRFPALIFELVDDRPQQAQNYRFESVEVKETSFRIDGVFLPPEGATPRIIFFAEVQFQKDEGLYHRFFTESIMYLNRNRSFYDDWYCVVIFPDRSLEPSDTRTHRMFLNSDQVQRIYLDELGTPDTLPIGINLMQLTIASSESMASQAKQLIERVQLESTGTLPKNEIIDIITTIAVYKFSSLSREEVEAMLGLTLEETRVYREAKAEGEEKILKAAVPLLLKTGMSIEQIAQQLNVDVEAVRLAAIENTEE